The proteins below come from a single Argentina anserina chromosome 1, drPotAnse1.1, whole genome shotgun sequence genomic window:
- the LOC126783246 gene encoding O-fucosyltransferase 38 isoform X2 → MVRRGHYRPRLSYPNAIKVNLVLIFAFFFLVFIFYTRQWHLIDDEQNFSENDHQTDQMPDEELWDSPLSHGLRPCVKPTSKYKAATEQDHYMTVRSNGGLNQMRTGIADMVAVAHIMNATLVIPQLDKRSFWHDSSTFSDIFDEVHFIETLREDVKIVKELPQELAKVPRARKHFTSWASTSYYEDMTQLWNEYQVIHVAKSDSRLANNDLPLDIQRLRCRALYHALRFSPPIESFGKKLVERLRARGGKYIALHLRYEKDMLSFTGCSYGLTDEESEELRIMRENTNHWKVKKINSTEQRQGGLCPLTPKEIGMFLRALGYPPSSLIYIAAGEIYGGSTRLMELTSRFPNIVFKETLATQEELKAFTNHASQTAALDYVISVESDVFVPSYSGNMARAVEGQRRFLGHRKTITPDRKGLVEVFDMLENGKQTEGSWLSHIIQTMHKNRKGAPRRRRGPLPEMKGRARLRTEESFYENPYPECICAPKKYF, encoded by the exons ATGGTACGTAGAGGCCATTACAGACCCAGATTGTCGTATCCGAATGCCATCAAAGTCAACCTAGTTCTTATTTTTgccttcttctttttggtcTTCATCTTCTACACAAGGCAATGGCATCTCATAGACGACGAACAAAATTTCTCCGAAAATGATCACCAAACTGATCAG ATGCCCGATGAAGAACTCTGGGATTCTCCTCTTAGTCATGGTTTACGTCCTTGTGTCAAGCCAACTTCTAAATATAAAG CTGCCACTGAGCAGGATCACTACATGACTGTGAGAAGTAATGGAGGACTAAATCAGATGCGAACAGGT ATTGCGGACATGGTGGCTGTGGCACATATAATGAATGCGACCTTAGTCATTCCTCAATTAGATAAACGTTCATTCTGGCATGACTCGAG CACATTCTCTGATATATTTGATGAAGTTCACTTCATTGAAACTCTACGAGAAGATGTCAAGATTGTCAAAGAGCTCCCACAAGAATTGGCAAAAGTTCCTCGGGCGAGGAAGCATTTCACATCCTGGGCTAGCACGAGTTACTATGAAGACATGACACAGCTGTGGAATGAATATCAG GTGATTCATGTGgcaaaatcagattctcgacTTGCAAACAACGATCTTCCTCTTGATATCCAGAGGTTGAGATGCCGTGCCTTATATCATGCGCTCCGTTTCTCTCCTCCAATTGAGAGCTTTGGAAAG AAGCTGGTGGAGCGGCTTAGAGCACGTGGGGGAAAATATATTGCTCTTCATTTGAGATATGAGAAAGACATGTTGTCTTTTACCGGTTGTTCTTATGGTTTGACTGATGAGGAATCGGAGGAGCTAAGAATAATGAG GGAGAACACAAATCACTGGAAAGTTAAAAAGATAAACTCTACGGAGCAGAGACAAGGTGGCTTATGTCCACTAACTCCCAAGGAGATCGGCATGTTTCTTCGAGCTCTTGGTTATCCACCATCCTCGTTAATATATATTGCAGCTGGGGAAATATATGGTGGTAGTACTCGCCTTATGGAGCTCACATCCCGTTTTCCAAATATAGTTTTCAAG GAAACACTTGCGACCCAGGAGGAATTGAAGGCATTTACCAATCATGCATCTCAAACAGCTGCTCTTGATTATGTGATCTCAGTCGAAAGTGATGTGTTTGTCCCATCATATTCCGGTAACATGGCAAGAGCTGTTGAGGGGCAACGTAGATTCTTAGGTCACCGCAAAACAATCACTCCAGATAG GAAAGGACTCGTTGAAGTTTTTGATATGCTGGAAAATGGGAAACAAACGGAAGGATCTTGGTTGTCACATATTATACAGACCATGCACAAAAATAG GAAAGGGGCTCcaaggaggagaagaggaCCACTACCAGAAATGAAAGGTCGAGCACGATTGAGAACTGAAGAATCCTTTTATGAAAACCCTTACCCTGAGTGTATCTGTGCTCCGAAAAAGTACTTTTAA
- the LOC126783246 gene encoding O-fucosyltransferase 38 isoform X1: MVRRGHYRPRLSYPNAIKVNLVLIFAFFFLVFIFYTRQWHLIDDEQNFSENDHQTDQHKASIMQMPDEELWDSPLSHGLRPCVKPTSKYKAATEQDHYMTVRSNGGLNQMRTGIADMVAVAHIMNATLVIPQLDKRSFWHDSSTFSDIFDEVHFIETLREDVKIVKELPQELAKVPRARKHFTSWASTSYYEDMTQLWNEYQVIHVAKSDSRLANNDLPLDIQRLRCRALYHALRFSPPIESFGKKLVERLRARGGKYIALHLRYEKDMLSFTGCSYGLTDEESEELRIMRENTNHWKVKKINSTEQRQGGLCPLTPKEIGMFLRALGYPPSSLIYIAAGEIYGGSTRLMELTSRFPNIVFKETLATQEELKAFTNHASQTAALDYVISVESDVFVPSYSGNMARAVEGQRRFLGHRKTITPDRKGLVEVFDMLENGKQTEGSWLSHIIQTMHKNRKGAPRRRRGPLPEMKGRARLRTEESFYENPYPECICAPKKYF, translated from the exons ATGGTACGTAGAGGCCATTACAGACCCAGATTGTCGTATCCGAATGCCATCAAAGTCAACCTAGTTCTTATTTTTgccttcttctttttggtcTTCATCTTCTACACAAGGCAATGGCATCTCATAGACGACGAACAAAATTTCTCCGAAAATGATCACCAAACTGATCAG CATAAAGCTTCCATTATGCAGATGCCCGATGAAGAACTCTGGGATTCTCCTCTTAGTCATGGTTTACGTCCTTGTGTCAAGCCAACTTCTAAATATAAAG CTGCCACTGAGCAGGATCACTACATGACTGTGAGAAGTAATGGAGGACTAAATCAGATGCGAACAGGT ATTGCGGACATGGTGGCTGTGGCACATATAATGAATGCGACCTTAGTCATTCCTCAATTAGATAAACGTTCATTCTGGCATGACTCGAG CACATTCTCTGATATATTTGATGAAGTTCACTTCATTGAAACTCTACGAGAAGATGTCAAGATTGTCAAAGAGCTCCCACAAGAATTGGCAAAAGTTCCTCGGGCGAGGAAGCATTTCACATCCTGGGCTAGCACGAGTTACTATGAAGACATGACACAGCTGTGGAATGAATATCAG GTGATTCATGTGgcaaaatcagattctcgacTTGCAAACAACGATCTTCCTCTTGATATCCAGAGGTTGAGATGCCGTGCCTTATATCATGCGCTCCGTTTCTCTCCTCCAATTGAGAGCTTTGGAAAG AAGCTGGTGGAGCGGCTTAGAGCACGTGGGGGAAAATATATTGCTCTTCATTTGAGATATGAGAAAGACATGTTGTCTTTTACCGGTTGTTCTTATGGTTTGACTGATGAGGAATCGGAGGAGCTAAGAATAATGAG GGAGAACACAAATCACTGGAAAGTTAAAAAGATAAACTCTACGGAGCAGAGACAAGGTGGCTTATGTCCACTAACTCCCAAGGAGATCGGCATGTTTCTTCGAGCTCTTGGTTATCCACCATCCTCGTTAATATATATTGCAGCTGGGGAAATATATGGTGGTAGTACTCGCCTTATGGAGCTCACATCCCGTTTTCCAAATATAGTTTTCAAG GAAACACTTGCGACCCAGGAGGAATTGAAGGCATTTACCAATCATGCATCTCAAACAGCTGCTCTTGATTATGTGATCTCAGTCGAAAGTGATGTGTTTGTCCCATCATATTCCGGTAACATGGCAAGAGCTGTTGAGGGGCAACGTAGATTCTTAGGTCACCGCAAAACAATCACTCCAGATAG GAAAGGACTCGTTGAAGTTTTTGATATGCTGGAAAATGGGAAACAAACGGAAGGATCTTGGTTGTCACATATTATACAGACCATGCACAAAAATAG GAAAGGGGCTCcaaggaggagaagaggaCCACTACCAGAAATGAAAGGTCGAGCACGATTGAGAACTGAAGAATCCTTTTATGAAAACCCTTACCCTGAGTGTATCTGTGCTCCGAAAAAGTACTTTTAA